DNA sequence from the Pseudochaenichthys georgianus chromosome 8, fPseGeo1.2, whole genome shotgun sequence genome:
atcgggatgacgtcataattcctaacaTCGGAccaataattatcgtgcaccactagtgGAAATGCTTAATGTTGGTGAATGGGCAATAATTCAAGTACTGGGTGGGGTAGGTaactttggagaaaccagctcgagtgcgctagaatttgaaaatacacagccggaacaaatctgccacttccttacagagcccctcatccaacacacacgaacgcgcacatgaccaatgaggcacgagataaatgtgtgcacagatggaaggctgacaagtTGGATTTTTTCCACTTCAGAtatgcattgctatcgggatgttacgGAGCCCCcaaggggacatggagaagaaaaaaaaaaaaaattggaaaCAAATaaagatctcgcaaaacccctttgcgagatctcgcaatacttttcatttagtacttcctggtcagttcggctgctgcgagatctcgcaaaacatatatatatatttttcaaataatttctttcttctccatgtccactagggggctccgtaggatgttaagagcattccatggaatataacaaaaagtgtatctcgagccgttttctcaaacttacctaccccacctttaagtaaattATGTAGCTAGTAGTTCTTTGCTTGTGTACTTCtatgttatgctactttattCTTCAACTTCACTACATAGGCCTACAGGGACATAATGCATtttgactccactacatttatctgacagctttAGTTACATTACAGATTAATACTTGTTTGAGAAAGAGGCTAAACATATCCAATATATTACAATAAGATAAGAAAGAAAATCTGTCTACAACAGTAAAATGCTACCAAGTGCAACAATATAAAaaatctataattttcataccATATTATTCAGATATAGCAAATGGAGGCCATTTCGCTCTAGAAtgggtacttttacttttgattttTTAGtgacattgtgaatgcacaacCCTTAATCTCCATGGAGTATTGTGACattaatatatttgtacttttacttaattaAATCATTTGAATACTTATTTCACAGCTTTTGAATGAGCACCTCAGCGGCATTGAGTGCTTCTCTTGAAATCCCTCCTTGgttaaagaaaaagtgttttccAGTGAACTCAGATGCTCCTCTCTCACCCCTTCCtcctgtttgtgtctgtttttcTCTCCCGCCTCTTGTCAGACCTGCACTTGGCAGCCGAGCTCGGTAAAACCCTCCTGGAACGCAACAAGGAGCTGGAGGACGCCCTGCAGCAGATGTACATCAACAACGATGATCAAGTGCAGGAGATAGAGGTGAGTGTGTCCTGCATGTTGTTACTCTGGGAGTGTGTTGCAGATACTTAGTGAGAAGCAGGGATAACTTAAAAGAAAACGATAAATCAAGGAGCACCAGGAGCGTTTGTTCTGTGAACATGGAAGATTGATGACCGATTCTGTGGCCTCATCAAAGACTCGACTCGTTATTAGTCAGAAGCCTGGCTGAGGATGAGTGTACTCATGTAGACATGACTGTGGAAGCTGAAGAATGTCATTTATGcctctaaaaataaaaaatgtcatagtatagtatgtcgTAGTAAATGTCATGATTATGTCATAGTATATTGTGAGAAAATCATTAAAATCCATAGATAATAAATGGATAATACTTCACAGTATGGTATTTCACAATACATATCATTAAAAAGTCATGCCACAACAAATATTAAAAAGTAGTAGTATAGAATATCACATAAATGTCATAACAATGTCATAGAATATTCTTAAAAGAGACTGCCATTAAGCAGTATTTAAACTTCACTGGTCACTAGTTGGTCATGTGTTACAGCTGACTCAAGATGTGGACATATTTTAAAGTTCGAATTTGAGTAGATTTTTGTTGAATTACTAAAGATGAATTTAGTAATGAATCTGTTACTTTTGACCTTGCCTCCTTGCAGTACCTGTCGAAGCAGCTGGAAACGCTGCGGGAGATGAACGAGCAGCACGCCAAGGTGTACGAACAGCTGGATGTGACGGCCAGAGAGCTGGAGATCACCAACGAGAAGCTGGTGCTGGAGAGCAAGACCTCGCATCAGAAAATAGACAGGTGAAAACACACAGTATACAAAAACATGTTCGTAACAAGAGCCATGTCACATATCACCCTCGTCATCATCACATCACAGGCTTTTAAAGGGACGTTTTGAAGCCAAACAAGCATGAACCAACTGAAGGCTTGGACATTAATATTAAAGCTGGGCAATATGGAGTATAACAAATATCTCAATGTGTTTTACAAATACCTCAATATCAATAGTGCCAAGAAGGGCTCATTATGGGTGCTTTCATAAAGTATGAGATCTTTGATAATCACATAGTTTGGAGAAAATTActgaattaaaaaaagtaatgttaTGTCATCACTTCACTGTAATGCATCCTATAAACCAGGAAAAGGTCATACATGTGGCACACAATAATTTATCAAATGTATATATTTGGTCTCATATCAGGATATCATTGATATATTGCTAATTGAAAATACATCATAATACGTTGTAGTAAACACTGCTCCATGTTTGCTGAAGGAACACCAAGTGTGTGTTTACAGGCCTCCTCTACTAGAGCAACTAAAGAGGATTTACATTTTTGCTATCCTTAGCAACTTCATAATCATAATCTGGGATGGAAGTTCTTTACAAATTACATTAGTGGTCTCAATGCTAAAGACTTCAATGGCTGCCTCTGTTCTCTCTGAACGAGCTCCTTCACAACTCACTGCAGCTTTAGGAGAACGGTATGCTCAGAAAGAGAGAATTAAGTCACCTCGATTATGACAAGCACTaaacaaacatgtgtgtgtttgcaggttgACGGGCACCATGGAGATGCTGCACGGTCAGGTGGAGAACCTGACCACTCGGGTGGAGGAGCTGCGGACCCTGGAGGAGCTGAGGGGCCGCAGAGAGAAGAAGGAGCGCCGCAAGACTGTGCACTCCTTCCCCTGCCTCAAGGAACTCTGCACTGCACCAAGGTCACTTACTGCACTGGGTTTCTTCTCTGTCGGACAGTATGCATCAACGAAAAGGCCCTACACTTTATTCAAACAGATGTTTTACAAGTGTGTTGCAAATACTTGCTGCAAgaaacacagataaacagatTATTCAGCAGGAAAGCCGGTGGTTTGAGCAAAGTCACTCAATGATGGGATGATTTACTCACAAGACAATTACAGTTTATTATACAGTCATGTGACACAATCGTAACATATTTACTTGAAATGTGACTCTAAAATGTGACACTCCATCAAATAAAAAAGTAACATTATATTCATTTTCAGTAACTGACTGCAGAGTGTCAGTAACGGTTGTTTCTGACTTTTGGAATTGAGATGATTTGATGCACTTAAGGTCTCCTATcgtgctaaatgcactttatgtCTTTCATACACAAATGTGTCCCCGGCATGTCAGGAAActtacaaagtgtcagaaaacaaaaccctctcttttcctccgtacccacatctccaAAAACCGATcagatccagatttgctgccgatatgacgtcatattggaaatgtgggctggctttacacccacggcccgATCAGAAACAATGGCCGACGTAATacggtctgtgtttacattagcaagcatcgctagcactcagagctaacctgtactggagagagaagGTGTCAAAAAGCAGGACATGCAAAAAGGAACTccccttgtggtaaacccgcaagagaagaagcatttgagctccatactgtttcagaagaAGAAACAGgacacattttgttttaaaagttATGCGAACACCCATTAGTATGCGATTGTTTAATTTGGGTTCACGTGGTCTTTAAATAATTCTTAACAACTAGAACAAATGTATGATTGTGACCTTGTGGAGTATTATTGTTAAAACGTCAACACTTGTTCTCAGGTATGAAGATGGTTTCCTGCTGGCCAACCCGGGCAGTGTGGACCTGGCGGAGAGCCGGCCGCTGGACGAGGAGAACGAGAGACTCAGAGACATCGTGTCCTCCCTACGCTCAGCTGTCTCTGCAGAGCGGTCCCAGCGGGAGGGCACGGAGCGGGAGTGTGCCTCCGTGCTGCAGGAGTTCGAGCGTCTGGAGCAGCGCCTCCTGGGAGCGGAGGGCTGCCAGCTGAGGGTCCAGGAGCTggaggcggagctgcaggagatGCAGCAGCTCCGGAAGTCCAGGGTGTGTCTGATTGGAGGGATGGAGGACAGCCTGGAGACGCTGCTCAGCAACGGCCCTGAGACAGACACCCCGGAGGAGGGCGGGGGAGAGGCAGGGGGCTCGGGGCAGCAGGGGGGCCCGGTGAGGAAGAGCTGCAGCGACACGGCTCTGAACGCCATCTCCGCCCGGGACGCTTCGGGCAGGAGGCAGGGCAGCTACGCCACACATGCTAACGGCGTGCGGAAACGCGGCATGTCCATCCTGCGCGAGGTGGACGAGCAGTACCACGCGCTGCTGGAGAAGTACGAGGAGCTGCTGGGGAAGTGCCGGCGCCACGAGGAGAGCCTGTGCCACGCGGGGGTGCAGACCTCCAGGCCCGTGTCCAGAGACCCCTCCATGAAGGACTACAGCATGGTGAGCGCCGGGCCGTCCACATCAGGGGCTGTCGCCGCCGCCATGCCCACGCTGCCTCAAACCCCCTCCACCCCGGAGGCCCTGGAGGGGATCAGCCGgcaggtggagcaggtggacAAACGCCTCAGCCAGAACACCCCCGAGTACAAGGCGCTGTTCAAAGAGATCTTCAACCGCCTGCAGAAGACCAAGAGTGACCTGAACTCCAAGAGCAAAAAGGGTCACAAATGAGATGGAAGCTGTGACTCCTGTTGTCAGGACTTCTCGTCTTACGGTTGACCACCAGTGACTTAAAGGGTGACGCCTGCACTCATTGGTCGGGTAATGCTTACTGTTCGGGTGAATGGCTGATTTAACTGAAACTGCCAAATGTCTCTCCATGAAGGAAGATCGTTGATGAAATGCCTTTTTCTCAGTGACCTTAACTGAAGAATAATCAGGAGATTAGCGAGTGATGTAGTTTGTGATTGAGATGTGTTGATGCAGGAATTATTTAActtctattttttatttatggaaACCAATTAAGCCAAATAATATAAAAAGAGAAACAAGCCGGCTTTGAAACTACTTACAGTATTTAAAGCATGCACCTGTCTAATAAACACTAAGTGCTTAATAAGTCTTTTAAAGCAGGAGGAAACAAACCACGCGCTACTGATCAGCTCGAGGTCGCATAAAGGCGCAACAGTGTGATACTTTAGTGCGTTTGAATTTGTTGGTTCAAATCCTTCAGCTGCCAAAGTGTACTGTGTGTGCATACGTGTTACATTCGTTTACTTTCATGGTTTAGTTCAACTTATCTGGTGAATGAGATGAGATGCCTCTGGTGTGTTTACAGCATGCATTACGAACAGCAGGGATTCGTTTGACATAACATTATCAGTTCTACGCCATACTACTACATtgccatttaaaatgttttctgttGATTAAAATAAGAAACGTATCGTCCATTGTCTTTTTTCTGTTAAAGACGCTCTATTGTGTTTctgcctttcctgtagtgtgttataggtttgtgtgcgcctccattggactcttgtttacttctgtaatatagtgacatcactatgtaacactattggctagcgctccaagacATATGATAGGCCAAGGGTCGGGACATCtcttaagtggttgaccaatcacaacagagccggccagagttttgaacattaaaggtcccatcatATGcgtttctggttattacccgtccccttgtgtgttatgtagcttgttctgcatgtaaacggtccgatccgatcacgtgatcggggatcggagccgatcacgtgattttcaaaagatcgggagaaaaaaaaatcggggatcgggaaaaaaaaatatatagggactatatatatttttttataaaatatttttattattttatttaatgttacaaaacaaaaatgaccatgttcacgtcttaaagtcatcctgaggccttagttttggtttaaaattacacatcatgtatgtgttgctttctttgg
Encoded proteins:
- the cdr2l gene encoding cerebellar degeneration-related protein 2-like, with product MLRAGRMEEFVTEEEEPWYDQRDLEQDLHLAAELGKTLLERNKELEDALQQMYINNDDQVQEIEYLSKQLETLREMNEQHAKVYEQLDVTARELEITNEKLVLESKTSHQKIDRLTGTMEMLHGQVENLTTRVEELRTLEELRGRREKKERRKTVHSFPCLKELCTAPRYEDGFLLANPGSVDLAESRPLDEENERLRDIVSSLRSAVSAERSQREGTERECASVLQEFERLEQRLLGAEGCQLRVQELEAELQEMQQLRKSRVCLIGGMEDSLETLLSNGPETDTPEEGGGEAGGSGQQGGPVRKSCSDTALNAISARDASGRRQGSYATHANGVRKRGMSILREVDEQYHALLEKYEELLGKCRRHEESLCHAGVQTSRPVSRDPSMKDYSMVSAGPSTSGAVAAAMPTLPQTPSTPEALEGISRQVEQVDKRLSQNTPEYKALFKEIFNRLQKTKSDLNSKSKKGHK